One Paraburkholderia dioscoreae DNA segment encodes these proteins:
- the iscR gene encoding Fe-S cluster assembly transcriptional regulator IscR: MRLTTKGRFAVTAMIDLALRQEQGPVTLAGISQRQHISLSYLEQLFGKLRRHEIVESVRGPGGGYNLARRAEDVTVADIIIAVDEPLDATQCGGKGSCEGTKQHDGHCMTHELWSTLNQKMVEYLDSVSLKDLVDQQRSREGSPAVLRDRRNEAPAVEPVRVAPKGPNSVFNMAGS, from the coding sequence ATGAGACTCACCACGAAAGGCCGTTTCGCCGTCACGGCGATGATTGACCTGGCACTGCGCCAGGAGCAGGGCCCGGTGACGCTTGCGGGTATCAGCCAGCGCCAGCACATCTCCCTGTCGTACCTCGAGCAGCTGTTTGGCAAGCTGCGTCGTCACGAGATCGTCGAGTCCGTGCGCGGACCGGGCGGCGGCTACAATCTGGCCCGCCGCGCTGAAGACGTGACCGTGGCCGACATCATCATCGCGGTCGACGAGCCGCTCGACGCCACCCAGTGCGGCGGCAAGGGCTCGTGCGAGGGCACCAAACAGCACGACGGCCACTGCATGACGCACGAACTGTGGTCCACGCTGAACCAGAAAATGGTCGAGTACCTCGATTCGGTCTCCCTGAAGGATCTGGTCGATCAGCAGCGTTCGCGCGAAGGGTCGCCGGCTGTGTTGCGCGACAGGCGCAACGAGGCGCCGGCGGTCGAACCCGTCCGCGTGGCGCCGAAAGGGCCCAATTCCGTTTTCAACATGGCCGGTTCCTAG
- a CDS encoding low molecular weight protein-tyrosine-phosphatase: MKTVSICFVCLGNICRSPTAEGVMRRLVVEAKLAEHILIDSAGTGDWHIGQPPDERAQHAAGQRGYELAALRGRQIAAVDFERFDLLIAMDDKNVVALRQVCAPDQRDKIRLLMEFVPEADARWGGAREVVDPYFGGAEGFEQVLDQCEAACRGLIAALRPHLQA; the protein is encoded by the coding sequence ATGAAAACCGTGTCCATCTGCTTTGTCTGCCTCGGCAACATCTGCCGTTCACCGACGGCGGAAGGTGTGATGCGCCGTCTGGTGGTCGAAGCGAAGCTCGCGGAGCACATCCTGATCGATTCCGCCGGCACAGGCGACTGGCACATCGGCCAACCGCCGGACGAGCGCGCGCAACATGCGGCTGGCCAGCGAGGGTACGAACTCGCGGCCTTGCGCGGCCGCCAGATCGCGGCGGTGGATTTCGAGCGTTTCGATCTACTGATCGCGATGGATGACAAAAACGTCGTCGCGTTGCGCCAGGTCTGCGCACCGGACCAACGCGACAAGATTCGTCTGCTGATGGAATTTGTCCCCGAAGCGGACGCCCGCTGGGGCGGCGCCCGTGAAGTCGTCGATCCGTATTTCGGTGGCGCGGAAGGTTTCGAGCAGGTGCTGGACCAGTGTGAGGCGGCCTGCCGCGGCCTGATCGCGGCGTTGCGCCCCCACTTGCAGGCGTAG